GTAGAAGTCCTGCTAAAGGTCAATACAAATTTAGAGAAGAAGTACAGAGGCAAATGGAGAAAGTGGAAGGTTTTAAATTCATTCGACATCCTGGTCATCGCACACGAAAAAATCACATGGTGAATGAAGGGTTTGCTAAAGAACTAAATAGAGCTGAAATTTTCTTTACCTGCGGAGGTGCTAGGCAATATCCTGTTATGAAGTTCTTTGAAGTACCTGGGTGTAGAACACTACTTCTAGCAGAACCAAACCCCGATATTTTAGAACTAGGATTTACCGATAAGGAAAACTTTATCGCTTGTGATTCTAATGACTTATATGAAAAAGCACTCTATTATAGTGAGAATGAAATAGAAAGAAACAAAATAACGGATAATGGTTACAACTTTATTCATCAATACCACACAAATGCAGTTCGAGCGAAGCAGTTTATTAATTTTATGGAAGAATTTATTGAGGAAGGCAAATAATTCGGAAAATGATTCTCACATTTATGGTCATGTCTATCTTCAAGGTAGCAGTGCCTTGAGGTTGTAATATTATAAAAAGTGTAATGTTTTTTCTGACTTTTTATTTTATTGGAGGAATACTGCCTATTTTCGGTTCTGTTGCTATCCATACTAAGCCTAATACAATAACAAAACCACCAACGATCTGTGTAGTTGATATAATTTCATTAAAGAATAAAACACCTGTAGTAGTAGCGGATGCAGGGACAAAATACCGAAAGAAATTCGATTTTGTAGCGCCAACGTTTTTCATGGAAAGATTCCAAATTACAAAGGCAAAAACCGTACAAAAAAGGACATTATAAATTATTGCACCAAAAGTTATAGGTGAGAGTTCACCCCACGGGATGCTATCCCATCGACCAATTGTAAATGGGATTAAAAATAACGAGCCAAACAATATATACCAAGTTGTTACACGCATTGGGGAGTACTTAATCATTAGAGGCATACAAGCTAAATTAAATAACGCACCTATCAAACTAATAAATAGAGCAAGTAGATTCCCAAACATATATTCTGAACTTAAGTCAAAACCAGCCTTTCCACCCAAAATAATAAGTGAGACACCTATTAGAGCAACAAAGCCACCAATTGCTAAACGCACTGTCATTTTTTCTCGAGTAAATAAGGGTGCAAACAGAGCTGCGAAAATAGGCCAAGGTGCCACATTTAATAAGGAAGCATTAGCAAGGGTCGTATATTTAATCGAATACATTAGAAGTAATTCGAGAGTAGTTACGCCAATAAACCCAATAATCGCGATTTTTATAAGATCTTTCTTCATTACACCTACACTGCCTTCAGTAAGTTTTAGAATTATAAATAAAAAAGGCAGTGCTAATCCAAAACGTAACAGTACAAAAATCTCTGCAGGAAAAATATCCATTGCCCAGCGTGAGATACCGAAATTAACTCCCCAAATAATAGCTACTAAAATAAGTCCTATGTAATAAATTAGTTTTGATTGCACTGTAAATACCACCTATTCGTCGATAATATAGCAATTTTAAAATGTAACCGCTGTATTTTATTATATCAGTTGTTGCTTTAAAGAGTGTAATAAGAATAAGATTGTTTAAAAATATAAATTCCCATGTTGTAGAAAAAATTACATTTGTTAAGTTTTCTTTAAGCTTTTATATGTATTATCAGCTTAAGATAACAGGTCAAAAGAAATAATATGTAATGAGGGAGTTTTATAAATGAGCAAAATATCTAGATACATTAAATTATTTATTATTTCAATATGTGCAATGGTTTTGTTTGCGTGTAGTAATGATAATACATCTGAAACGGAAAGTAGCACAGAAACAGAAGTTGCAAGTGCTGTTGTGACGGAAAACGTGAGTGATTTGGTTAGCTATGATGACGATGATTACTTAACTGAATGGGATGAGGATGACGCAACATATATCGAATTAGATGGTAGTGAAATCCAAGCAGAAGGCGATGTTATCATTTCAGATGGATCGATAACGATAAAAACATCTGGAACTTATGTAGTCAGTGGTGAGCTAACTGATGGACAGATCATTGTTGATGCAGAAGATGAGGGTACAGTTCACTTAGTGCTAAACGGTGTAAATATTACGGATTCCAATAGCGCACCTATTTATGTGAAGCAGGCACAAAAAACGATTCTAACCATTCAAGAAGGTACAGAAAATGTGGTGACTGATGGTACAGAATATGTTTATGATGATGAAGAAGCAGAAGAACCAAATGCTGCAATATTTAGTAACGATGATTTAACAATTAATGGTACTGGGACATTGTCGGTACAAGCTAATTTCAATAATGGTATTACGAGTAAGGATGAATTAAAAATTGTTGAAGGTACTATTGATATTGTAGCAGCAGATGATGGATTAATGGGAAGAGATCTATTAGCAATCAAGGATGGTAGTTTTACGATTGATGCTGCCGGTGATGGTCTAAAATCAACACAGGATGAAGATGAAGAAAAGGGTAATATTGTAATCGAAAATGGAACGTTTGATGTTATATCTGGTAGTGACGGTATTCAAGCAATCAATTCCCTCTATATTGTTGATGGTACCTATAATTTTGTTTCTGGTGAAGGTAGCCCAGATACAATTGAAACAGGTGGCGGTATGGAACAAGCTTGGGGTGAAGAGGCAGCAACTACAACAACAGAAACAGAAGAACCAAGTACAAAAGGTATTAAAGCAACGGTTGATATTACAATAATTGGCGGAACATTTACAATGGATACACTAGATGATGCTGTGCATAGTAATGGAAGTGTTACGATCGCGGACGGTTCGTTTACTATTGCAACTGGCGATGACGGGGTGCATGCTGACTCAACAATTGACATATTAAATGGAACGATAAATATTACAAAAAGTTATGAAGGCATTGAGAGCAATATTATAACCATAGAAGATGGCGAAATTAACGTGGTAGCAAGTGATGATGGAATTAACATTGCTGGCGGTGACGCTGCAGCAACAGTAGAAGGTTACTCTGAATCAGAGGCTAATGGTTTAAATATCAATGGTGGATTTATAACAGTAGATGCTGAAGGTGATGGTTTAGATGCCAATGGATCCATTTATATGTCTGCTGGAACGGTGATCGTTAACGGTTCAACTAATGGTGGGAATGGTTCGCTTGATTATGATGGAGAATTTGAAATAACTGGTGGAACTCTCGTTGCAAGTGGTAGCTCGGCTATGGCGTTAGCAACTTCTGACTCATCCACGCAGAATGCGATAATGATGACTTATACGGAAACACAAGTTGCTGGTACAACAGTACATTTAGAGGATGAATCTGGAAATATAATCGTAACGTACACACCAAGTAAGGATTACCAAACTGTACTCATTAGCAGTAAAGATCTAGAGACAGACACAAGTTATACTTTATATACTGGTGGCTCCTCGACGGGTACTAATATTGGCGGTTTGATAACTGATGGTGATAACTATCAAGATGGTGAAGAGGTTGTAACTTTCACCCCAACAGAGACGGTTCAATGGATTGATGAATCGGGTACGACAACTGCTGGAAGCACTGGTGGTATGGGTAATATGGGCGGTAGGGGAGGAGCCGCCGGAGAGAGACCAGAAGGAGATTTTGGTGTGCCCCCTGAAGATGGAATGGAAAGAGGAGAAATGCCAGAAGGTGGATTTAATCCAAATGACACCAGTGAAACGGAAGAGAATACAGAAAGTTAAAAAACAGAAAAAGCCGCTGATAGCGGCTTTTTTCGTTTAAATAATCCCAAACAAGATAAAACCAATTGTATTAATGGCTAAGTTAGCACTTAAGTGAATCATCCATGAAGGATAGATAGTCTTGCTTTTTTCATTTACCCAATTGAATAGTAATCCTGCAATAAATAAACTAATAATTATCAAGATAAATAACAAAGGGGAGAACCAGCTTGTCATTATGGAAACGTGATATAGAGAGAATGCTCCAGCACTAAATACGTAAGCAACCTTTCTACTAGTAACACCTTTAAGTGATAAAAAAGCAAACCCTCGAAAGAAAAATTCTTCTAAAAGTGAATTAATAATAGATATGTAAAGGGCAACAAAAATAAAATTCGATTTTGATACGCCAATGTTGTTCTCTAAGGTTGCAGTTATATTTGAAAAATCAAAATAAGGACCGATGAGTAAATAGCTTCCGAAAATAAAACAATAAACTCCTATTGCTAATAGTATCGGGAATAGTGTCTGTCCCTTCTTTAACTGAAACAGCTTGCAAAAAGATGTATTTTTATCAATTAACGCATAACTGGCAGGGATAAGAAAAAATAGAATAAGTTTAATAGCAGATTTTATTGCGTAAATAGGTGATAGAACACTATCTATCCAAGCCATTATTAAACAGCCTAGAATAACAAGAATGAATATGGAAATTATGCTTTTATTTCTTTCCATGAGAAAAACCTTCTTTAATCTACGGATTTTATAAAGAATATAAATTCAATTTTATCATGTTACCAATATCCTTCATAATAGCTTGTGAAAATATAGTATCACAATCTTTTTTATAATAAATAATTTTCAATTTTAATGATATTACAGACAGATTAATGATAATATGGTTAATATATGCATTTTTAAAAGGAGGTAATGTAACATGAAGACAACATTTAATAACAAACCAAAAGGATTTGGAGAAATTCTTGATCTAACATTCCGAATTATCAAGAACCACTTTTCAAGTCTATTTCTCATTATGATTATATTCATGGGTCCAGTATTTCTTCTTCAGGCGATTAGTCAATTAATTGGTGGGAGAAATTTTTTTAGAGAGTTAGAGACTGGTGGAAATGTATTTGACCAGATTCTTAATTCGTACACGCAAACTGCTCAAGAAGTACCAATAGTAGAGAGTATGGGTACTATATTTATAGGATTACTTGCTATTTTATTCTATCCAGTTGCCTATGCAGCTATTATTATTTTAGTTAAGCGAATTAAAAACGATGAAGCTTATACAGTTGGTTCAGTAATAAGATCTGCATTCACACGTTTTTGGCCACTTTTATGGAGTACCTTATTGATTGGATTAATTGTTTTCGCAATTGTATTTATTCCACTCGTGATAGTTATTTCAATTTTAGCTGGTGTTGCATTTTTTGATCCAACTACTGGTATAGCGCCATTTATTGTTGCGTTAATATTATTTATTATTGTACTAATAGGTATGGGTATCGGACTTGGTTTATTATTTACTAAATGGAGCTTTTACTTGCCAGCTGTAGTCTTCGATAGAGTTGCACCAGGTTTATCGAAAAGTTGGATGTTAACAAAAAATAGAACATGGAAACTATTTGGTTTATATGTTGTACTGAGCTTAATTATAGCTGGTATTTCTATTGCAATTGAAATTCCTGCAAGTTTTTTGGGGATGAGTGTGCTATATAGTATTATCATAAATTTAGCAACATTAATTACATCAATTATCTTTACAGTAGGTTATGCTGTTATGTATTTTGATGCCGAAACACGCAATACAGCTGGTGATTTGAAAGATATGATCGATGAGTATCAAGATGATGTTGATCAATAAGGCAATTGTAATCAGTTAGGGTGAGAAAAATGACAAATATGAAACAAGCTAAAGATTCGATAGAAGAGATTTTGAGCCAACAAGAATATCAAGTTTATTATGAGGACAATAGGAATTTTATTCAAGTTTTGTGGGATGAAATTAAAGATTGGATTGAAGAGTTATTATCAAATTGGTTTTCAACCCTTCAGCCTACAAGCAGTATTGGTGATGCACTCATAATATTAGCATTACTTGTTGTTGTCATTCTTGTGTTGTTAGTTATCTTCTTATTAAGTCGAAATTGGGTTAGAAAGAAACGTTTAAACTACCGTCAACCACTACATCAGTTAAATGAGAAAAATTGGTTAAGTCATGATCATTTAAAGGAAGCGAATCGATTAGAGCAGAAAAAAGCATATAGTGAAGCGACACGTCACCTTTTTTTAACCTTTCTCTTGGTATTACATGAGAAAGAATGGTTGCAAGCCCGGATGTGGAAGACGAATTGGGAATATCACGATGAATTAAGACTGATCAAAAGTGATCTTGCAGATGATTTCTATCAGTTAGCTCTGTTCTTTGAAGAGGTAACATATGGAGAATATAATATTGAAGAAAAGGATTATCAGATCTATCGTGAACAAATTGAAAAATGGTTAGCCGAACTAAAGTCTATTAATTCATCAATAGAAAGAGAAGAGGGGTGAAGATAGCATGCCACAAGGGTATACACAACGGAATATTTGGATTTGGCTTGTTAGTCTGCTCGTTCTTTTTATTCTATTAAGTTTCTTTTTATTTAAAGAAGGTCCAGAAGAATATCCGGCTTATATTTCTGAGTCGCCAGCTCCAATGGGAACAAAAGCATTTTATACGTACTTGAACCAAGAGGGGTTCGATGCAGAACGTTGGATAAATTCACCAGAATCGCTTGCGCAAACTGAAGAAAACGAGCTTTTATTTATGATAGCCCCCCCTTTGTTTGCTGATGAAGTAGAACAGGAAAGCTATCAGACATATATGGAGGCTGGTAATACGATTGTTTTGTTAAGACAAAATCCAGATGGTATGTTTGATCTTGATACATCTTACATAGAAGGTGAATTAACGGAGGAATCTACAACACTTAATGGTATTGGAACATACGAAGCGCTTCTGCAGTCTCCTTTTAGAGTGAAAACAAAAGACGATGATAATGTGTTACTAATGGATGAGGAAGGCGAAGCAATCGCTATTGAACGCGATTATGGTAAAGGTAAATTAATTGTTATTACAGAACCTAATTGGTTAACGAATGAAACAATAACAGAGAACGAACATGTTGATATCGTGTTAAATCTTGTTGATGTTTCTACTTATTCATCAATTAAATTTGATGAGTATGTTCATGGAGCAGGAGAACGAATTTCTATCTTCACATTATATCCTCGTTGGCTTTTAACTTTTACAGTTGAATTAATCATATTGACCCTTTTATGGTTATGGTTAAAAGGTAAACGCTTTGGTCCAGTCATCGAGCCACGTGAAGCGACTGTGCGTTTTAGTGATGAGCGTCTAAAAGCGTTAGCGATTTGGTACATCAAAGGAAAAAGGTATCAAGATGCATTAAGCGTTCAAGCAAGTTACAATAAACAATTGCTACAAGAGAGATATGGAATCCCTTATCGAAAAAGTTGGGAAGATAGTATAGATGCGATTCATCGAGCCTTAACAGATATGTCTAGAAAAGAAATAGAAACGTATATTAACGGATTAAATGAAATCTTGGTAAAAGAGAAAATAACGAAACAAGAGTTTGTAGCTTGGTCTCAAAAAAACGATCGCATACGGAAAGAGGTGGAGGAAGGATGAGAGAACAATTAACATCCTTATTAGAACAATATGAAGCTCGAATTATTGGGCAAAAAACAAATCTTCGACTATTACTAACAGCATTACTAGCTGGTGGTCATGTATTAATCGAGGGTGTTCCTGGAACAGGAAAAACACAAATGGTAAAAACGTTAGCTAAGCTTGTTGGGGGAGACTTTAACCGAATTCAGTTTACGCCAGACCTTCTTCCAAGTGATATAACTGGGAGTACTATTTATAATATGAAAGAAAGTACATTTCAAACGTTAAAGGGTCCTATATTTACAAATGTATTGTTGGCTGATGAGATAAACCGGACACCAGCAAAAACGCAAGCTGCTCTTTTAGAAGCAATGGAAGAACAACAAGTTACTATCCAGGGCGAAACCTATCCTTTGTCAGACATGTTTTTTGTTGCAGCTACCCAAAATCCAATTGAGTTTGAAGGGACATACCCTCTTCCAGAAGCACAACAAGACCGATTTTTATTTAAGTTATTAATTGATTTTCCAAGCTTAGAAGATGAAACAAATGTATTAAAACAGGTGATTGAAGCCCAAATAGAACCTGAAGTGGAATCGTCTATATTTACCCCTGAATCTTTACAAAAGGTAAAACAAGAAGTGAGAAAAATTGTTATACAAGACAGCATTGCTGATTATATTATGCGAGTTGTCCGAAAAACAAGAGAAGTGGAAGCAATTCAATTTGGGGCAAGTACACGTGCTGCTATTGCAATTGGTAAAACAGCACAAGCTTGGGCTTATTTAGCTGGAAGGGATTATGTAACACCGGATGATGTTAAGATTTTGGCGCGCCCAAGTTTACGTCATCGTGTACAATTATCTCCTTATGCAGAATTGGAGGGAACGAACCTTGATGAGATTATTCAAGAATTGGTGGGCTCGATTCCTGTTCCAAGATAGAGGCATTCTTCCAACGTTTAAACTGCTTTTCATTACACTTATTGTGGCAACAGTTATTACATTTTCAGCTATTTGGCAGGTATCTTGGATTTTTATTGGTATTGCTAACGGACTATTTCTGTTAACAACGTTGATTGATTTATTTTTCTCACCTAATCGAAACCAATTAGAAGCGACACGTGTCATTGCACAGGAAATGGAACGCTATGAAAATCAAAAAATAACGATTAAGATTGATAATCAAAGCAAGTTTTCTTGTAATGTACGTTTTGTTGATGGTATTCCAACATCTTTTCAAACAATTTTCCCGGTCGATCAATCAGTTGTTTCTGGTCAGAATGTTATAGATTATAACGTTTTTCCACTTGTAAGAGGAAGTTATAAAATTGATAAACTTTATCTGCGCTATAAAAGCTTATTTGGATTGTGGGAAAAACAAAAGACATTTAAACTTGAGGAAACAATCAAAGTCATACCGAATTTATCAGAAACAAAGCGATATCTAGCGAGTTCCCAACGCTATCTGTTGCATGAAGGGTTGAAAGTGCGTAAACAAAAAACCGGTGTCGGTGAATTTGCTAAAGTTAGAAATTACGTAGTAGGTGACGATCCAAGAAAGATTAATTGGAGGCAATCTGCTAAATTACAAGAAGTTATGACAAATGATTATGAGCCAGAACACGGAAAGTATGTAACAATTCTTATTGATTGTGGAAGAATGATGGGTATTGAGTTACAGCATGGTAATCGCTTAGAGAAGTCAATCGAAGCAGCGATTACTGTAGCTGCAGCAGCATTGAAGAATGGGGATTATGTAGCAGTTGTTGCTTTTTCAAAAGACATTAAAGCTTTTGTGCCAGCAGACAAAGGTTTGGCACATCTAGATGTTATCTTAAAAGCAATTTATCACGTTCAAGTAGATGCTAGTGAATCTAATTACGTAAATGTTTTACAATATTTGCAAACGGTTCAAAAGAAAAGAAGCTTGTTTCTATTATTTAGTGATGTTCGCACGTTCATCCATGAAGACCATACTTTATTGTTTGTTAAGCAAGTGCGAAAAAGGCATTTATTTATGATGATTGGTATTGAAGATGAGCTTTTAAATAGAAAGGTAAAAGCTCATCCGGAAACAGCTGTAATCGCAATGCAAAAAACGGTAGCACAGAAGAATGTACAATTCAAAAAACAACAAATGATTAAGTGGGAAAATCAAGGTATGATAATGCTAGAAGCCCCAGAAGACAGGTTAGCAGTTACAGCTGTTTCACATTATATTGAGCAATTAAATCGTGGTATGCTTTAGGTTGGGCGCTTCTGTAAAAAGAAGTGCCCAACCACCATATATAGAATAAAACCAATTAGTGTTAAAAGTGCAACTACATATTTTATCTCAAGTGATAAATCAGCAGGTGTTATAAATCCTTCAATAATACCAGCAAGAATAAAAATTGGGATTGTACCGAGTAAAAGTTGTACAGAGCGAATTGTTTGAATCTTCAATTGATAGAGTCTTGATAAATTACCGGGCACAAATAATTTATAGCCCATTAATAAGCCTGCTCCACCGGCGATAAAAATCGCTAGTAATTCAATGATGCCATGTGGAACAATATATGCCCAAAATATATATGAATTACCTGAATTCCAAAACAAGGCAGCAAGTGCACCAATAATAACGCCATTATATATTAAGAGATAAATGGTTAAAAGACCAAAAGTGATACCACCAGCAAAGGCGAGAATAGCGACGCGAATATTATTTGTCATAATCTCTGCTGACATTAATGAAGCATTTACTGAACCTGCATTTTCTTCTAACTCACTCGGATCAGCAATACTTTGTGCCATATCATTAGGTAGAATACCGTTTATATGTAAGGGATTATCCAAAACAGATAAAAAGCTAGCTAATCCTCCAAAAAAGAATAACAACATTGCGATAACAATGGGTTTCCATTGATCAAGTAGCAAACCGACAAACTTTGTACTGAAGAAATAGTGTAACTGCTTCCAAGAAGATTGTTGCTTCTGATACAGAACGTTGTGTGCTTTAGAAACCATTCCATTTAGATAACCTGTTACTTCTTCATTTGGATAATAAGTTTGACAATACGATAGATTTTGTGCAGCTTTTTGATAAAGATGATCAAATTTATCAATAGTAGTACTTGTAATTTGGTTTCTTTTTTGTAAATCACTAGTTAATTGCTCAAGTTCTTGCCAATCTTTACGATGCTGCTGAATAAATTGTTTTAATTGCATGTAAACCACACCTACTTTTATAGAGATTGTATTATTTCTATTATATAAGCTATATAGTAAAATGAATAGCCTTTTGGAATAATTTTACTTGGAAGGAGCGAGAATTATGGAACAAGAACAAGTAAGTATAAAAACACCAGAATATGTTTCACTACAATTTTCAATCGCGGGATTAGGAAGTAGATCAGCAGCTTTTATAATAGATCAGTTATTTTTATTTCTATTGAATGGTTTAATCTTTCTAGGTTTATTTTTTTTGCTGGAATCTGATCTGGATCAAGATCTTATACTTTTATTTAATGGTTATGAAACATTCATTGCTGTTATAATCGTTATTATTTTTGTTTTAAACACGGGTTACTATTTATTTCTAGAATATTTTTGGGGCGGTCGTACGATAGGGAAAAAAATAATCGGCCTTCGAGTTATTCAAGACAATGGACACAGTATCACATTGCTTTCAAGTTTTATCCGAAATTTCCTGCGCATAATTGATTCGCTTCCAGCGGCTTATTTTGTTGGCATGTTACTCGTCTTTTTACATCCGAAACATAAACGGTTAGGTGATTTAGCTGCGGGTACAATTGTAGTTCATGAAAATATAACAAAACGTAAAAAGAAGAGAAAAAAATCGATTGAAAAGATAATATCTGCACGTGGTCTATCTAAAGAAAATCTTGTATTAGAAAGTTGGCAACAAAAAGCACTTGATCAAAAAGATTGGCATTTAATAAAGACCTTCTGTGAACGTTATGAAGGTTTGCCTATGCATGAAAAGTATCAACTTACCAACCAAGTGGCAACTATTATTTTCCCTAAAATAGATCGAACAGTTGATAACAAGGATACTGTTTATATAGAAAATACTTTATTTGTTTTATATCTATATATGAAAGACGAATGGGAATTTGAATTGTAAATGTTAATCTGTAAACAAGAAAAACCTATCTCTCAAGAAATTGAGAGATAGGTTTTTAGTTAAATAGAAAGAATCGACAAATGTATTACGACCATAAATATGTTATGCAATCCTTTAATTGATTAATGCTTGGAGTGGAGCAGGAATTCTACCACCACGTTGAATCATTTTTGCGGAACTGAAAGGATTGACACCCATAACAGGTGCACGACCTAGTAGACCACCAAATTCAACAACGTCTCCTTCTGTTTTTCCAATTACAGGAATGACACGAACTGCTGTCGTTTTTTTATTGATCATGCCAATTGCTGCTTCATCTGCTATGATTGCTGACAATGTTTCTGGTGTTACATCTCCAGTAAGTGCAATCATATCAAGGCCTACGGAACAGACACATGTCATCGCCTCTAATTTAGAAAGACTAAGGGAATTATTCTCAATTCCACGAATCATACCGTTATCCTCACTAACAGGAATAAATGCACCGCTTAATCCACCGACATAAGAACTTGCCATTGCTCCACCTTTTTTAACTGCATCATTCATTAATGCTAAAGCCGCTATTGTTCCATGTGTACCAACACTTTCTAAACCAATTTCTTCTAAAATTTCAGCTACACTATCGTTTGTAGCATTTGTAGGTGCTAATGAAAGATCCATAATACCAAATGGTACATTTAGTCGCTCGGCAACAACACGTCCTAACAATTCACCAGCTCTTGTAATTTTAAATGCTGTCTTTTTGATGATGTCGGCAACTTCACCAAGATCAGCATTTGGAAACCGTTTCAATGCATTTAAAACAACGCCAGGACCACTTACCCCTACACTTAATACCGCTTCACCTTCACCGGCGCCATGAAATGCTCCAGCCATGAATGGATTATCTTCAACTGGATTACAGAAAACAACGAGCTTCGCACAACCGATACTACTATTGTCTTTTGTTAATTCAGCAGTTTCTTTAATGATTGTACCCATTTGTTTAACAGCATCCATATTAATACCTGTTCGAGTTGTTGCGATGGATATGGAGGCACAAACACGTTCTGTCACACTAAGTGCTCTAGGAAGTGCATCAAGCAGTGTCTGATCGCCTTTACTAATGCCTTTATGTACTAAAGCAGAATACCCACCAATGAAATCGACACCCAATTTTTTGGCTGCTTTATCGAGCGTTTGCGCTAATTCAACTGCTTGATCAACAGTTGCTTTTCCTAAAATTTCAGCTACAGGTGTAATAGCTATTCGCTTATTAATAATTGGAATACCATATTCTTTTTCTACTTGCTCTGCAATCGGTTTTAGTTGATCCGCATATGAAGTGATCTTATCATATACATTTTGTTTTACTTTTTCAAAGTCTGAATCAGCACAATCTCTCAGGCTAATCCCCATTGTAACGGTTCTAATATCAAGACTTTCCATTTGTACCATCCGAATTGTTTCTTGGATTTCCGTAAAAGCTATTGCCATTATATTGTCACACTCCTTTAGATCCGATGCATTGCTTGAAACACGTCTTCAAGCTGTATGCTAATAGTTAATCCTAATTCTTTTTCAATTTCTTTAAATTGTTGAAGTAGTGCATCTAAATCTTCTCCACTTTCAATTTCTACTAGCATCATCATGGTGAAAAAATCCTGTAAGATTGTTTGGCTTATATCTAGTACATTCATTTTGTTTTCTGCTAATACATTTGTCACTTTTGCAATGATTCCTACTTGATCTTTCCCGATTACACTTACTACTGCACGCTTTTTCATGCAAATCACCTCACTATATAATTTAGAGTTATTTCTATAACCAATTAAAAAAGATTGGAATCTTTCTCCAATCTCAGTGATAATAACAGTAAACATAAAGGTTATGTCTAGTTTCTTCTGTCCTGTTGCCTGAGATTGTGAATCCTTCGGCGTCGTTTAAAAACGATCTCTCCAGAAGCTGCTCCTATTATAGTGTTACCCATAATAATCACTGCGATTATAAAATAAATAGATAAACAGATCGTACCAGTTTAGAACGTGGTCGTCAATATAATCTAAAGAAATTGGAAAGGGGTACCTTTCAGTTGAAAGGTACCCCTAGAATAACTTGCCATTTTCACAAGTAAAAATTTTATTTAATTTCTATTTATCTCATTAAATTGCCGCGGTATCTCCACCTGGAAGTTTTTACTAACCTAAACGATGTAAGCCCTACCTCTCCTACATCCTTACGACTCCAAAG
The nucleotide sequence above comes from Paraliobacillus zengyii. Encoded proteins:
- a CDS encoding AAA family ATPase, producing MREQLTSLLEQYEARIIGQKTNLRLLLTALLAGGHVLIEGVPGTGKTQMVKTLAKLVGGDFNRIQFTPDLLPSDITGSTIYNMKESTFQTLKGPIFTNVLLADEINRTPAKTQAALLEAMEEQQVTIQGETYPLSDMFFVAATQNPIEFEGTYPLPEAQQDRFLFKLLIDFPSLEDETNVLKQVIEAQIEPEVESSIFTPESLQKVKQEVRKIVIQDSIADYIMRVVRKTREVEAIQFGASTRAAIAIGKTAQAWAYLAGRDYVTPDDVKILARPSLRHRVQLSPYAELEGTNLDEIIQELVGSIPVPR
- a CDS encoding DUF58 domain-containing protein, which produces MRLFKNWWARFLFQDRGILPTFKLLFITLIVATVITFSAIWQVSWIFIGIANGLFLLTTLIDLFFSPNRNQLEATRVIAQEMERYENQKITIKIDNQSKFSCNVRFVDGIPTSFQTIFPVDQSVVSGQNVIDYNVFPLVRGSYKIDKLYLRYKSLFGLWEKQKTFKLEETIKVIPNLSETKRYLASSQRYLLHEGLKVRKQKTGVGEFAKVRNYVVGDDPRKINWRQSAKLQEVMTNDYEPEHGKYVTILIDCGRMMGIELQHGNRLEKSIEAAITVAAAALKNGDYVAVVAFSKDIKAFVPADKGLAHLDVILKAIYHVQVDASESNYVNVLQYLQTVQKKRSLFLLFSDVRTFIHEDHTLLFVKQVRKRHLFMMIGIEDELLNRKVKAHPETAVIAMQKTVAQKNVQFKKQQMIKWENQGMIMLEAPEDRLAVTAVSHYIEQLNRGML
- a CDS encoding stage II sporulation protein M is translated as MQLKQFIQQHRKDWQELEQLTSDLQKRNQITSTTIDKFDHLYQKAAQNLSYCQTYYPNEEVTGYLNGMVSKAHNVLYQKQQSSWKQLHYFFSTKFVGLLLDQWKPIVIAMLLFFFGGLASFLSVLDNPLHINGILPNDMAQSIADPSELEENAGSVNASLMSAEIMTNNIRVAILAFAGGITFGLLTIYLLIYNGVIIGALAALFWNSGNSYIFWAYIVPHGIIELLAIFIAGGAGLLMGYKLFVPGNLSRLYQLKIQTIRSVQLLLGTIPIFILAGIIEGFITPADLSLEIKYVVALLTLIGFILYMVVGHFFLQKRPT
- a CDS encoding RDD family protein encodes the protein MEQEQVSIKTPEYVSLQFSIAGLGSRSAAFIIDQLFLFLLNGLIFLGLFFLLESDLDQDLILLFNGYETFIAVIIVIIFVLNTGYYLFLEYFWGGRTIGKKIIGLRVIQDNGHSITLLSSFIRNFLRIIDSLPAAYFVGMLLVFLHPKHKRLGDLAAGTIVVHENITKRKKKRKKSIEKIISARGLSKENLVLESWQQKALDQKDWHLIKTFCERYEGLPMHEKYQLTNQVATIIFPKIDRTVDNKDTVYIENTLFVLYLYMKDEWEFEL
- a CDS encoding PFL family protein encodes the protein MAIAFTEIQETIRMVQMESLDIRTVTMGISLRDCADSDFEKVKQNVYDKITSYADQLKPIAEQVEKEYGIPIINKRIAITPVAEILGKATVDQAVELAQTLDKAAKKLGVDFIGGYSALVHKGISKGDQTLLDALPRALSVTERVCASISIATTRTGINMDAVKQMGTIIKETAELTKDNSSIGCAKLVVFCNPVEDNPFMAGAFHGAGEGEAVLSVGVSGPGVVLNALKRFPNADLGEVADIIKKTAFKITRAGELLGRVVAERLNVPFGIMDLSLAPTNATNDSVAEILEEIGLESVGTHGTIAALALMNDAVKKGGAMASSYVGGLSGAFIPVSEDNGMIRGIENNSLSLSKLEAMTCVCSVGLDMIALTGDVTPETLSAIIADEAAIGMINKKTTAVRVIPVIGKTEGDVVEFGGLLGRAPVMGVNPFSSAKMIQRGGRIPAPLQALIN
- a CDS encoding ACT domain-containing protein; amino-acid sequence: MKKRAVVSVIGKDQVGIIAKVTNVLAENKMNVLDISQTILQDFFTMMMLVEIESGEDLDALLQQFKEIEKELGLTISIQLEDVFQAMHRI